The proteins below come from a single Uloborus diversus isolate 005 chromosome 10, Udiv.v.3.1, whole genome shotgun sequence genomic window:
- the LOC129231187 gene encoding glycine receptor subunit alpha-4-like, whose translation MKPPKKDGKPTKVFFHVTVMGLDSINEGSMTYAADIFFAQTWKDHRLRLPENMTSEYRLLEVQWLQNMWRPDSYFKNAKAVTFQTMTIPNHYVWLYQNKDILYMVKLTLTLSCAMNFASYPHDTQTCSLQMESLSYTTDDLVFDWDEKMPLAVDDNIELPQLDLEKTDIGDCTQVYSTGNFTCLQVIFTLKRRLGYYLFHTYIPTCLIVIMSWVSFWIKPEAVPARVTLGVTSLLTLSTQHAKSQASLPPVSYIKAIDIFMSSCTVFVFLSLMEYAVVNVVLEEAESSAKKMNNDNLRIFNLQPKLPGLSPAQRRRRRAIMIDRMSRIFFPLSFVILNVSYWVYYVGVL comes from the exons ggaagccaacaaaagtattttttcatgtcACTGTAATGGGCCTTGATTCCATCAATGAAGGATCAATG ACTTATGCTGCTGACATTTTTTTCGCTCAAACGTGGAAAGATCATCGTTTACGTTTACCTGAGAACATGACTTCAGAATACCGCCTGTTAGAAGTACAGTGGTTGCAAAATATGTGGAGACCGGATTCTTACTTTAAAAATGCCAAGGCCGTGACATTCCAGACAATGACTATTCCCAACCACTATGTTTGGCTATATCAAAACAAAGACATACTTTACATGGTCAA GCTCACTCTTACGCTATCATGTGCTATGAATTTTGCAAGCTATCCTCATGACACTCAGACATGCTCTTTGCAGATGGAAAGTT TATCCTATACGACGGATGATCTTGTCTTTGACTGGGACGAAAAAATGCCTCTAGCTGTTGATGACAATATTGAGCTTCCACAACTTGATTTAGAGAAGACAGACATTGGAGATTGCACTCAAGTTTATTCAACAG gAAATTTCACATGTCTACAAGTGATTTTCACCTTGAAAAGGAGATTGGGTTATTACTTGTTCCATACTTATATTCCTACTTGTCTAATAGTAATTATGTCATGGGTATCTTTTTGGATTaaa CCTGAAGCAGTTCCAGCGAGGGTGACTCTAGGAGTAACAAGCCTCTTAACACTTTCAACGCAACATGCCAAAAGTCAAGCATCCTTGCCTCCTGTTTCTTATATCAAAGCAATCGATATTTTTATGTCAAGTTGCACAGTTTTTGTGTTTCTGTCTCTAATGGAATATGCTGTTGTAAATGTAGTTCTGGAAGAGGCTGAAAGTTCTGCAAAGAAAATGAATAAC GACAACTTGCGAATTTTTAATCTTCAGCCGAAACTCCCAGGACTGTCTCCAGCTCAAAGGCGACGAAGAAGAGCAATTATGATTGATAGAATGTCAAGGATATTTTTTCCTTTgagttttgtaattttaaatgtttcatactGGGTATACTACGTTGGTGTTCTGTAG